One window from the genome of Sphingomonas lacunae encodes:
- a CDS encoding cob(I)yrinic acid a,c-diamide adenosyltransferase: MVKLNKIYTRTGDDGTSGLVDGSRLPKADALFAAMGDVDEANSLIGLAIVALDQGSGLARQLTVIQNDLFDLGADLATPGAEGQDPFAPGEMTLRIIPAQVERLEREIDFMNEQLSPLTSFILPGGSEAAARLHVARATTRRAERSAVSACAGRALNPAALAYLNRLSDWLFVAARHVNAYGSGDVLWVPGASRGD; encoded by the coding sequence GTGGTAAAGCTCAACAAAATATACACGCGCACCGGGGATGATGGAACGTCGGGGCTGGTAGATGGTTCGCGCCTGCCAAAGGCGGATGCCCTTTTTGCCGCCATGGGCGATGTGGATGAAGCCAACAGCCTGATCGGGCTGGCGATAGTTGCCCTCGATCAGGGCAGTGGCTTGGCGAGGCAGTTGACGGTCATACAGAATGACCTTTTTGACTTGGGCGCCGATCTCGCCACGCCGGGCGCAGAAGGGCAGGATCCATTTGCCCCGGGCGAAATGACATTGCGCATCATTCCGGCGCAGGTTGAACGCCTGGAACGCGAAATCGACTTTATGAATGAGCAGTTGTCGCCGCTTACGAGCTTCATTCTGCCGGGCGGCAGCGAAGCGGCGGCGCGCCTGCATGTCGCCCGTGCCACCACGCGCCGCGCCGAACGCAGCGCGGTCAGCGCCTGTGCTGGCAGAGCGCTCAATCCAGCGGCACTCGCTTATCTCAACCGCTTGTCAGACTGGCTGTTCGTGGCTGCCCGACATGTCAATGCTTATGGCTCGGGCGATGTTCTGTGGGTTCCCGGCGCCTCGCGCGGGGATTGA
- a CDS encoding NupC/NupG family nucleoside CNT transporter gives MIEKLLIGLAGIALILGIAVLLSSNRQWIRLRVVGAAFGLQAGIAFLVLYTSWGRAVIEGMSRGVSNLLGYAKAGTDFIFGPLAGPDMGATSFAIAALPVIIFFASLISVLYYLGIMQFVIRWVGGAIKAVTGITRIESLGAAANIFVGQSESPLVIRPYLAGLTAPQLFLLMTVGMAGVAGTILGAYASTIGEHLLPYLLAASFMSAPGGILMAKIIMPDDPKDIGIEPVELAVASHDEEPPANVIMAAAQGAQTGVKLAVAVGAMVLAFVALVALANGILGGIGSGIANTAAYWGMPFSTGVSEWLTSLSFQSLLGTLFQPVMYMLNIPWHEAEIAGGLFGTKMVLNEFVAFIELGKVQAGLHPATVAIIIFSLCGFANFSSIAIQMAVTGNLAPNQRPMIARLGIKALIAGSLANLMSAALAGLMLSL, from the coding sequence ATGATCGAGAAATTGCTGATCGGCCTGGCAGGCATCGCCCTGATCCTCGGCATCGCCGTCCTTCTGTCTTCCAATCGCCAATGGATTCGCCTGCGGGTGGTCGGAGCAGCCTTTGGCTTGCAGGCCGGGATCGCCTTTCTTGTCCTTTACACATCGTGGGGCCGCGCGGTCATTGAGGGAATGAGCCGTGGCGTTTCCAACCTGCTCGGCTATGCCAAAGCGGGTACCGACTTCATCTTTGGCCCGCTGGCCGGGCCGGACATGGGCGCCACCAGTTTCGCGATTGCCGCATTGCCGGTGATCATCTTTTTCGCTTCGCTGATCTCGGTGCTCTATTATCTCGGCATCATGCAGTTCGTCATCCGCTGGGTGGGCGGCGCCATCAAGGCGGTGACGGGCATAACACGCATCGAGTCCCTCGGCGCCGCAGCCAACATCTTTGTGGGTCAAAGCGAAAGCCCGCTGGTCATCCGGCCCTATCTGGCCGGACTGACCGCGCCGCAGCTGTTCCTGCTGATGACCGTCGGCATGGCTGGCGTTGCCGGCACCATATTGGGCGCCTATGCCAGCACAATCGGCGAGCATCTGTTGCCCTATCTGCTGGCGGCGAGTTTCATGTCGGCACCGGGCGGCATTTTGATGGCCAAGATCATCATGCCCGACGACCCCAAGGACATCGGCATAGAACCGGTCGAACTGGCTGTCGCCAGCCATGACGAGGAACCCCCGGCCAATGTCATCATGGCCGCTGCCCAAGGCGCGCAGACCGGAGTGAAACTGGCCGTGGCCGTCGGCGCCATGGTGCTGGCCTTTGTCGCGCTGGTCGCCCTGGCCAATGGCATATTGGGCGGGATTGGATCAGGGATTGCCAACACTGCCGCCTATTGGGGCATGCCCTTTTCAACCGGGGTCAGCGAATGGCTCACCAGCCTGAGCTTCCAGTCGCTGCTCGGCACCTTGTTCCAGCCGGTGATGTATATGCTGAACATCCCATGGCATGAGGCCGAAATCGCTGGTGGATTGTTCGGCACCAAAATGGTGCTCAACGAATTTGTTGCCTTTATCGAACTGGGCAAGGTGCAGGCCGGGCTGCACCCGGCAACCGTCGCGATCATCATCTTTTCGCTGTGCGGCTTTGCCAATTTCAGCTCGATTGCGATCCAGATGGCAGTCACCGGCAATCTCGCCCCCAACCAGCGCCCGATGATCGCGCGACTGGGAATCAAGGCGCTGATCGCCGGCAGCCTTGCCAATCTGATGTCGGCGGCGCTGGCCGGGCTGATGCTCAGCCTGTGA
- a CDS encoding HNH endonuclease: protein MFHPDLTRHPDQCPALVLNADYTPLSYYPLSLWPWQTAIKAVFLDRVDIIDSYEREIHSPNQTMRLPSVIALRQYVKPSEYPAFTRFNLFLRDHFQCQYCGSGKELTFDHVVPRRLGGRTSWENVTTACSPCNLRKGGRTPQQARMHIMEAPYRPTNWQLQHNGRKFPPNYLHQSWLDWLYWDIELEP, encoded by the coding sequence ATGTTCCATCCTGACCTGACACGCCATCCGGACCAATGCCCGGCACTGGTACTGAACGCCGATTACACACCGTTATCCTATTATCCTTTGAGCCTGTGGCCATGGCAGACCGCGATCAAGGCAGTGTTCCTCGACCGGGTCGACATCATCGACAGCTATGAACGGGAAATCCATTCGCCCAACCAGACCATGCGCCTGCCCAGCGTCATCGCTCTGCGGCAATATGTGAAGCCATCCGAATATCCCGCCTTCACCAGGTTCAACCTGTTCCTGCGCGACCATTTCCAGTGCCAATATTGTGGATCGGGCAAGGAACTGACCTTTGACCATGTAGTGCCAAGACGGCTTGGCGGCAGAACCAGCTGGGAAAATGTTACCACGGCGTGTTCGCCGTGCAATCTGAGGAAGGGCGGACGAACCCCGCAGCAGGCGCGCATGCACATCATGGAAGCCCCCTATCGCCCGACCAATTGGCAACTGCAGCACAATGGCCGCAAATTCCCGCCCAATTATCTGCACCAAAGCTGGCTGGACTGGCTGTATTGGGACATTGAGCTGGAGCCCTGA
- a CDS encoding hydantoinase B/oxoprolinase family protein, translated as MSKEQTWRFWIDRGGTFTDVVARRPDGSLTTAKLLSEDPSRQEDAAVAAIRHLTGVTTGPLPPCDVRMGTTVATNALLERKGEAVLLVTSRGFGDALTIGYQDRPDIFARAIHLPHPPFDRVIEIDERVTAQGEVLIPLDEETAGSAMAAAFALGIKSVAIVLMHGYRHHRHEQRLAAIARDIGFDQISVSHETSALIKFVGRGDTTLVDAYLSPILRRYIDQFRNSLGPASAPKFMQSNGGLADHARFQGKDAILSGPAGGIVGMARTAEAVGAMRVIGFDMGGTSTDVSHYAGSFERDNETMVAGARIRAPMLRIHTVAAGGGSICRFDGHRLLVGPESAGAVPGPAAYRRGGPLTVTDCNVLLGKIRPDHFPKMFGPGGDQPIDTDVVRDRFGMMATEVAATTGHSVTPESLAEGFLTIAVANMANAIKQISVARGHDLSRYALACFGGAGGQHACLVADALAMDEVLIHPLAGVLSAYGMGLARESLIAEETLAVPLTREAMVSIDSVRERLEADVAERLTADTLGMAVSVSTLLFVRTEGSEACVELPFASPEALAAGFASAFRKQFGYAPTATLVVDRIRCEAMAGDDAAMAGLSLPLPPSSDGPVETARLWCGGAEHVVPLYDRARLAAGFSAEGPCLIVDALATTMVEPGWRVQVEIDGTLRMRRITPRDGAMLAGDAETVDPVRLEIFNGLFMAIAEEMGGALQRSATSVNIRERLDFSCALFDGEGRLVANAPHMPVHLGSMGESVRTILKRRGTGADGLPIDGRGMRPGDVYALNAPYDGGTHLPDMTVIMPVFVEGELERQNGPRWYVAARGHHADIGGISPGSMPPDSRSVEEEGILFDNVPIVDEGRFCEDEVRALLEGGRWPSRNPALNIADLTAQVASCARGAAELNRVAALYGADTISAYMRHGQAQAEEAVRRLVARLDDGAFNYAMDNGAEVRVKVTVDREARSVTIDFTGTSATLPDNFNAPLPVVRAAVLYVLRTMIDEPIPMNDGCMAPVTLIVPEGSMLRPAFPAAVVAGNVETSQVVTDALFGAFGAMAASQGTMNNFTFGNATHQYYETIAGGAGAGPDFDGASAVQTHMTNSRLTDPEVLESRFPVLLEEFSIRRGSGGRGRHTGGDGVVRRVRFLEAMQAGMLANRRKVAPFGLDGGDDGAPGINRVIRADGRVEELPATASVQVGAGDVFEILTPGGGGYGDAG; from the coding sequence ATGAGCAAAGAGCAGACTTGGCGTTTCTGGATCGACAGGGGCGGGACCTTCACCGACGTTGTCGCACGCCGACCCGATGGATCGCTGACTACCGCCAAACTATTGTCTGAAGACCCCTCACGCCAGGAGGATGCCGCCGTTGCGGCGATACGCCATCTGACTGGCGTGACGACTGGCCCATTACCACCATGCGATGTCCGGATGGGCACGACAGTGGCCACCAACGCATTGCTGGAGCGAAAAGGTGAGGCGGTACTTTTGGTCACCAGCCGAGGATTCGGCGATGCGCTGACCATCGGCTATCAGGATCGGCCAGATATTTTTGCCCGGGCCATCCACCTGCCTCACCCGCCATTCGATCGGGTGATCGAGATTGACGAACGGGTGACGGCGCAGGGCGAGGTGCTGATCCCACTCGACGAAGAAACAGCGGGCTCTGCCATGGCGGCGGCGTTTGCCCTGGGGATCAAGAGTGTCGCAATTGTCCTGATGCATGGATATCGGCATCATCGCCACGAACAGCGACTGGCGGCAATTGCCCGCGACATCGGTTTTGATCAGATTTCGGTAAGCCACGAAACAAGCGCCCTGATCAAATTTGTCGGCCGCGGCGACACGACATTAGTCGACGCTTACCTGTCCCCGATACTGCGACGTTATATTGACCAGTTCAGGAATTCCCTTGGCCCGGCGTCGGCTCCAAAATTCATGCAGTCGAATGGCGGGCTGGCCGACCATGCCCGATTCCAGGGCAAGGATGCGATCCTGTCCGGCCCGGCCGGCGGAATTGTCGGGATGGCGCGCACTGCGGAAGCTGTGGGAGCCATGCGGGTGATCGGCTTTGACATGGGCGGTACATCAACCGACGTCAGCCATTATGCGGGCTCATTCGAACGCGACAATGAGACAATGGTGGCAGGCGCGCGCATCCGGGCGCCGATGTTGCGGATCCACACGGTAGCGGCCGGGGGTGGCTCAATCTGCCGTTTCGATGGCCATCGTCTGCTGGTCGGGCCTGAAAGCGCCGGCGCTGTGCCGGGGCCTGCTGCCTATCGCAGGGGCGGGCCGTTGACCGTGACAGACTGCAACGTCCTGCTCGGCAAGATACGGCCGGACCATTTTCCAAAGATGTTCGGGCCGGGTGGCGACCAACCCATCGATACTGATGTGGTGCGAGATCGGTTCGGGATGATGGCTACGGAGGTAGCCGCGACGACCGGCCATTCCGTCACGCCTGAATCACTGGCAGAGGGATTCCTGACTATTGCCGTGGCGAATATGGCCAACGCCATCAAACAGATTTCGGTGGCGCGCGGCCATGACCTGAGCCGTTACGCCCTCGCCTGTTTTGGCGGGGCAGGCGGGCAGCATGCCTGTCTGGTAGCGGACGCATTGGCAATGGATGAGGTGTTGATTCACCCGCTGGCGGGCGTTCTGTCGGCGTATGGCATGGGTCTGGCGCGGGAAAGCCTGATTGCGGAGGAAACACTGGCGGTCCCGTTGACGCGGGAGGCCATGGTCAGCATCGATTCCGTGCGCGAACGGCTCGAGGCGGACGTGGCAGAACGGTTGACCGCCGATACACTCGGCATGGCGGTCAGCGTCTCAACATTGCTTTTTGTCCGGACCGAAGGAAGCGAGGCATGTGTAGAACTGCCCTTTGCCTCACCTGAGGCATTGGCTGCCGGATTTGCTTCAGCCTTCAGAAAGCAGTTCGGCTATGCGCCGACGGCGACTCTGGTGGTTGATCGCATACGGTGTGAGGCGATGGCAGGCGATGATGCGGCAATGGCTGGTCTCTCGCTTCCCTTGCCGCCGAGCAGCGACGGGCCGGTTGAGACGGCAAGGCTGTGGTGCGGCGGGGCGGAGCATGTGGTCCCGCTCTACGACAGGGCGCGGCTGGCAGCGGGATTTTCGGCAGAGGGCCCATGCCTCATCGTTGATGCGCTGGCGACAACGATGGTCGAGCCGGGCTGGCGAGTGCAGGTCGAAATCGACGGCACATTGCGTATGAGGCGGATAACGCCGCGCGACGGGGCGATGCTGGCGGGCGATGCGGAGACGGTTGACCCCGTACGTCTCGAGATTTTCAACGGGCTGTTCATGGCGATTGCCGAGGAGATGGGCGGGGCGCTGCAACGTAGCGCGACATCGGTCAATATTCGCGAGCGGCTGGATTTTTCCTGTGCACTGTTTGACGGCGAGGGGCGGCTGGTCGCCAATGCGCCGCACATGCCGGTACATCTGGGATCGATGGGCGAGAGCGTCAGGACCATCCTCAAGCGGCGGGGGACGGGGGCTGACGGCTTGCCGATCGACGGGCGGGGGATGCGGCCGGGGGATGTGTATGCGCTGAATGCCCCCTATGACGGGGGGACGCATTTGCCCGACATGACGGTGATCATGCCGGTGTTTGTAGAGGGCGAGTTAGAGCGACAAAACGGCCCCCGCTGGTATGTCGCCGCACGCGGCCATCATGCTGATATCGGGGGGATTTCTCCCGGTTCCATGCCGCCGGACAGCCGCTCGGTAGAAGAAGAAGGAATCCTCTTTGACAATGTGCCGATTGTCGATGAGGGGCGCTTCTGCGAGGATGAGGTGCGGGCGCTGCTGGAGGGCGGACGCTGGCCGTCGCGCAACCCGGCGCTCAACATCGCCGACCTGACCGCGCAGGTGGCGAGCTGTGCCCGGGGCGCGGCGGAGCTCAACCGGGTCGCCGCGCTTTATGGGGCCGACACCATCAGCGCCTATATGCGCCACGGCCAGGCCCAGGCGGAGGAAGCGGTGCGGCGGCTGGTCGCGCGGCTCGATGATGGCGCGTTCAACTATGCGATGGACAATGGTGCCGAGGTCCGGGTCAAGGTAACGGTCGACCGTGAAGCCCGCAGCGTGACCATCGACTTCACCGGAACAAGCGCTACCCTGCCCGACAATTTCAACGCACCGCTGCCGGTGGTGCGCGCCGCCGTCCTTTATGTGCTGCGGACGATGATCGACGAGCCGATCCCGATGAATGACGGGTGCATGGCGCCGGTGACGCTGATCGTGCCTGAGGGATCAATGCTGCGGCCCGCGTTCCCGGCAGCGGTTGTAGCCGGCAATGTCGAGACCAGCCAGGTCGTGACCGATGCCCTGTTCGGTGCCTTTGGCGCGATGGCGGCAAGCCAGGGGACGATGAACAATTTCACCTTCGGCAATGCCACCCACCAATATTATGAGACGATTGCGGGCGGAGCGGGGGCCGGGCCGGACTTTGACGGGGCGTCAGCGGTGCAAACACACATGACCAACAGCCGCCTGACCGACCCGGAAGTGCTGGAAAGCCGCTTTCCTGTGCTGCTGGAAGAGTTTTCAATCCGGCGCGGATCGGGCGGCAGGGGCCGGCACACAGGCGGCGACGGTGTCGTGCGACGGGTCCGGTTCCTTGAAGCGATGCAGGCAGGCATGCTCGCCAACCGGCGCAAGGTGGCCCCGTTCGGTCTGGACGGCGGTGATGACGGCGCACCGGGCATCAACAGGGTGATCCGCGCCGATGGCCGGGTTGAGGAACTGCCGGCGACGGCGAGTGTCCAGGTCGGGGCCGGCGATGTGTTCGAGATTTTAACGCCGGGAGGCGGGGGATATGGCGATGCGGGGTGA
- the gluQRS gene encoding tRNA glutamyl-Q(34) synthetase GluQRS produces MATTRFAPSPTGQLHLGHGYSALVAHDQARLTGGSYLLRIDDLDASRVRDVYRSGIDDDLAWLGIVPDAPPLVQSQRLPAYAEFLSRLKGAGLAYPCFCTRSEITAQIAASVAAPHGPDGPVYPGTCRGIAASVAVMRISSGEPHCWRLDMTEALARVGGPLKWRDVIKGVVVADPAPFGDIVLARRDAPAAYHLASTIDDAYQGITLVVRGADLFAATHVHRLLQALLELPTPAYHHHALIAGPDGRRLAKRDDAASIASLRQGGTDPVELIEALRSGQLPLGYGWLNA; encoded by the coding sequence ATGGCAACCACTCGCTTCGCACCCTCGCCAACAGGTCAATTGCACCTTGGCCATGGCTATTCGGCGCTGGTTGCGCATGATCAGGCCCGCCTGACCGGCGGCAGCTATTTGTTGCGCATTGACGATCTCGACGCCAGCCGTGTGCGCGATGTCTATCGGTCCGGGATCGATGACGACCTTGCCTGGCTAGGCATTGTTCCCGATGCACCGCCACTCGTCCAATCGCAGCGGTTGCCGGCCTATGCTGAATTCCTCTCACGGTTAAAGGGCGCCGGACTGGCCTATCCCTGCTTCTGCACCCGCTCCGAAATAACCGCACAGATTGCCGCAAGTGTGGCCGCGCCCCATGGGCCGGATGGCCCTGTCTATCCGGGCACGTGCCGAGGGATCGCCGCTTCGGTGGCGGTGATGAGGATCTCGTCAGGGGAGCCGCATTGCTGGCGACTCGACATGACAGAAGCGCTTGCCCGCGTCGGTGGACCGCTCAAGTGGCGCGATGTGATCAAGGGGGTCGTGGTCGCCGATCCTGCACCCTTTGGCGATATTGTTCTGGCCAGACGGGACGCACCGGCTGCCTATCATCTCGCCTCGACGATTGATGATGCATATCAGGGCATCACGCTGGTGGTGCGTGGCGCTGATCTGTTCGCCGCAACACATGTTCATCGCTTGCTCCAGGCGTTGCTTGAGCTGCCGACCCCGGCTTATCATCATCATGCTCTGATTGCCGGTCCGGATGGACGCCGACTGGCCAAGCGGGATGATGCGGCCAGCATTGCGTCGCTACGGCAAGGCGGTACGGACCCTGTCGAGCTGATTGAAGCGCTCAGGTCGGGGCAACTTCCCCTTGGATATGGCTGGTTGAACGCCTAG
- a CDS encoding HIG1 domain-containing protein: MSYAIIIAIIVAAGFVLYSLVRGLIYFAQTSDNMANGTGPSHGHLMQNKMMFARVKWQAITILLLVIIGAMAAAG; encoded by the coding sequence ATGAGCTACGCCATCATCATTGCCATTATCGTCGCTGCCGGCTTTGTGCTCTACAGCTTGGTGCGTGGCCTCATCTACTTTGCCCAGACCAGCGACAACATGGCCAATGGAACCGGGCCCAGCCATGGCCACCTGATGCAGAACAAGATGATGTTTGCCCGTGTCAAATGGCAGGCTATTACCATCCTGTTGCTGGTGATTATCGGCGCGATGGCCGCAGCGGGTTGA
- a CDS encoding epoxide hydrolase family protein, which produces MHVGTPRPFTIDIPQSQLDDLKARLALTRWPEKETVDDWDQGVPLAYAQELASYWASDYDWRRCEARLNALPNYLVEVDGLDIHIIHVRSSNPDARPLLLTHGWPGSVLEFLDVIEPLSADYHLIIPALPGYGFSGKPTEAKWSVEHIATAWDALMRSLGYDRYFAQGGDWGSAVTSAIGAQNLGACAGIHVNMVVVPPTPEMLAGATPEELAGLARAGWYQAKDNGYSTQQATRPQTLGYALADSPVGQLCWIVEKFHGWTDCGHQPGGQSIGGHPEKAISRDHMLDNVMLYWLTNSAASSARLYWHSFRSFSGGQITIPTGCSIFPNEIFKVSRRWAATRYTNIVHWGELEKGGHFAAFEQPELFVSEVKAALAGMSL; this is translated from the coding sequence ATGCACGTCGGCACCCCGCGCCCCTTCACCATCGACATTCCGCAAAGTCAGCTTGATGATCTCAAGGCCCGCCTTGCCCTGACCCGTTGGCCGGAAAAGGAGACGGTCGATGACTGGGACCAGGGCGTACCGCTCGCCTACGCACAGGAACTCGCCAGCTATTGGGCCAGCGACTATGACTGGCGGCGCTGCGAGGCGCGGCTCAATGCGCTGCCCAACTATCTGGTCGAGGTGGATGGTCTCGACATCCACATCATCCATGTCCGCTCGTCCAATCCCGATGCACGGCCCTTGCTGCTGACGCATGGCTGGCCCGGTTCGGTGCTCGAATTCCTCGATGTCATCGAACCACTCAGCGCCGACTATCACCTCATCATCCCGGCGCTCCCCGGATACGGATTCTCGGGCAAACCAACCGAAGCCAAGTGGAGCGTTGAGCATATCGCCACCGCTTGGGACGCGCTCATGCGCAGCCTCGGCTATGACCGCTATTTCGCCCAGGGCGGTGATTGGGGCAGTGCCGTCACATCTGCCATCGGTGCACAAAATCTCGGCGCCTGTGCCGGCATCCACGTCAACATGGTCGTTGTGCCGCCGACGCCCGAGATGCTCGCCGGAGCGACGCCCGAAGAACTCGCCGGCCTCGCCCGTGCCGGCTGGTACCAAGCCAAGGACAATGGCTATTCAACCCAGCAAGCCACCCGCCCGCAGACCCTCGGCTATGCGCTGGCTGATTCCCCGGTGGGGCAGCTGTGCTGGATCGTCGAGAAATTCCACGGCTGGACGGATTGCGGCCACCAGCCCGGCGGCCAGTCGATCGGCGGCCATCCGGAAAAGGCGATTTCGCGCGATCATATGCTCGATAATGTCATGCTCTACTGGCTGACCAACAGCGCCGCCTCGTCCGCCCGCCTCTACTGGCACAGCTTCCGCAGCTTCAGCGGTGGGCAGATCACCATCCCGACCGGATGCAGCATCTTCCCCAACGAGATTTTCAAGGTCTCGCGCCGCTGGGCCGCGACCCGATACACCAACATCGTCCATTGGGGCGAATTGGAAAAGGGCGGCCACTTCGCCGCCTTCGAACAGCCAGAGCTGTTCGTCAGCGAAGTCAAAGCGGCCCTTGCGGGAATGAGCCTTTGA
- a CDS encoding queuosine precursor transporter has product MAEQHSTPSRQATPLTRSLFLISIIYGGMVCVAGVLGNKQVSIGPLAVEAGIFAFLLLVIMSSAVAELHGEKTAQKLVRYGFVPLLLSMALALIVWALPASPKMLPENRDAIQLVLFSNLRIWLAGIIAYGTSQTLNVMIFARLRGDGVGRHVWLRGAVAAVLSQIVDTFLFVTIAFYGEFPITDLLLGQMLAKVVLSALLVPLLVSACVAWGRRIDA; this is encoded by the coding sequence ATGGCGGAACAACACAGCACCCCTTCCCGACAGGCGACGCCGCTGACGCGCTCGCTTTTCCTCATCAGCATCATCTATGGCGGCATGGTCTGTGTCGCGGGTGTGCTTGGCAACAAACAGGTTTCGATTGGGCCGCTGGCGGTGGAGGCGGGCATCTTTGCCTTTCTTCTGCTCGTCATCATGTCGAGCGCAGTGGCAGAATTGCACGGGGAAAAAACCGCACAGAAACTGGTGCGCTATGGCTTCGTGCCCTTGCTGCTGTCCATGGCCTTGGCATTGATTGTCTGGGCGCTGCCCGCTTCACCCAAGATGTTGCCGGAAAATCGTGATGCCATCCAGTTGGTTCTCTTTTCCAATCTTCGTATCTGGCTCGCCGGTATCATTGCCTATGGGACATCGCAGACCCTCAATGTGATGATTTTCGCCCGGTTGCGCGGTGACGGGGTCGGTCGCCATGTCTGGCTCAGGGGCGCCGTGGCTGCGGTGCTCAGCCAGATTGTTGACACATTCCTGTTCGTGACCATCGCTTTTTATGGTGAGTTCCCCATCACCGATCTCCTGCTGGGGCAGATGTTGGCAAAGGTGGTGCTTTCAGCACTTCTGGTGCCGTTGCTCGTTTCGGCATGTGTCGCCTGGGGCAGGAGGATTGACGCATGA
- a CDS encoding 3-hydroxyacyl-CoA dehydrogenase NAD-binding domain-containing protein — translation MKTIGVIGAGQMGAGIAQVSAQAGYRVLLSDMSVELVEKAKVGIGKLLARNVAKGKMLPEEVDTVLGRITPAADHSDFAPCDLIIEAASERESTKRAIFESVGKHVGPETLLATNTSSIPITRLAQSVPDPARFMGVHFFNPVPVMGLIELIRGLATVDATVDAIEIYGRSLGKNIIHADDAPGFIVNRILMPMINEACFALGEGVANIADIDMGCRIGLNHPMGPLTLADFIGLDTCLDICRVLHEGTGDQKFRPAPLLIKYVEAGWLGKKTGRGFYDWTGPEPVPTR, via the coding sequence GTGAAGACAATCGGTGTGATTGGCGCGGGACAGATGGGCGCCGGCATTGCCCAAGTGTCGGCGCAGGCTGGCTATCGGGTGCTTTTGTCCGACATGTCGGTCGAACTGGTTGAAAAGGCCAAGGTCGGCATTGGCAAGCTGCTCGCTCGTAATGTCGCCAAGGGCAAGATGTTGCCCGAAGAGGTCGATACCGTGCTCGGCCGCATCACCCCCGCTGCTGACCATTCCGATTTTGCGCCTTGTGACCTGATCATCGAAGCTGCTTCCGAACGCGAATCGACCAAGCGCGCGATTTTCGAAAGCGTTGGCAAGCATGTCGGCCCGGAAACGCTGCTCGCCACCAACACCAGCTCGATCCCGATCACCCGCCTCGCGCAGTCCGTGCCCGATCCCGCCCGCTTCATGGGGGTCCACTTCTTCAATCCCGTGCCCGTCATGGGCCTCATTGAACTGATCCGTGGCCTCGCCACCGTCGATGCCACTGTGGATGCCATCGAAATCTATGGCCGCAGCCTTGGCAAGAACATCATCCATGCCGATGATGCCCCCGGCTTTATCGTCAACCGCATCCTGATGCCGATGATCAATGAAGCCTGCTTCGCGCTGGGTGAGGGCGTCGCCAATATCGCCGATATCGACATGGGCTGCCGCATCGGTCTCAACCACCCGATGGGTCCGCTGACGCTCGCCGACTTCATCGGTCTCGACACCTGCCTCGACATCTGCCGCGTCCTTCACGAAGGCACCGGCGACCAGAAATTCCGTCCCGCCCCGCTGCTGATCAAATATGTCGAAGCCGGTTGGCTCGGCAAAAAGACCGGCCGCGGCTTTTACGACTGGACCGGCCCGGAACCGGTACCGACGCGGTAA